The following coding sequences are from one Eucalyptus grandis isolate ANBG69807.140 chromosome 11, ASM1654582v1, whole genome shotgun sequence window:
- the LOC120289843 gene encoding uncharacterized protein LOC120289843: MDLSHMDNLSKIWTNTPQETLTFDCLWKVEVRNCKGLENLFPYWVATSLTHLENLQVESCEIEEIVANGGDTPRSNTTQDLFPKLTSLVLRDMPRLKSFYPNLPTLHWPLLKELRVTHCDKLNMLSFTASMNSWAQKYDQQDLSNQEAHSSFERDFPNFERLLLVNNNIQMIQDENFPDDIFSKPIALTLACFHDEKAIFPSIFLLERFRNLQSLEVFCSSFEDIFPNEGLVEEGKHPELENLREIKLNKLHNLKRVWREDSLVSKILQSIETLEIWDCPCLTTIFPTVASFQNLTKLVVKNSSGLVHLVTVSTVTNLMHLNDMTIIGCERMKEIVTNDENGEGKVISFGNLSYLTLQDLPSLECFSSISSCTFKFPCLWTIKVEECQKMKTFSKGTLSTPQLC, encoded by the exons ATGGATCTCTCCCACATGGacaatttaagcaaaatatGGACTAACACTCCTCAAGAAACTCTTACTTTTGATTGTTTATGGAAAGTGGAGGTTCGGAATTGTAAGGGccttgaaaatttgtttccGTATTGGGTGGCTACAAGTTTAACCCACCTTGAAAATCTTCAAGTGGAGTCTTGTGAAATCGAGGAAATAGTCGCTAATGGGGGTGACACTCCACGCTCCAATACTACTCAAGATCTTTTCCCAAAACTAACCTCTTTGGTGTTACGTGACATGCCACGACTCAAGAGTTTCTATCCTAACTTGCCCACTTTGCATTGGCCATTATTGAAGGAATTACGAGTGACTCACTGTGACAAACTGAACATGTTATCCTTTACGGCATCCATGAACAGTTGGGCTCAAAAATATGATCAACAAGACCTTTCAAATCAAGAAGCACACTCTTCATTCGAGAGG GACTTTCCCAACTTTGAGAGACTTTTATTAGTCAATAACAATAttcagatgatacaagatgAAAATTTTCCCGATGACATCTTTAGCAAACCAATAGCACTAACACTGGCATGCTTTCATGATGAAAAGGCCATCTTTCCTTCCATATTCCTCTTAGAGAGATTTCGAAATCTACAAAGCCTTGAGGTATTCTGTAGCTCCTTTGAAGATATATTCCCGAACGAAGGGCTTGTTGAAGAGGGGAAACATCCGGAGcttgaaaatttaagagaaattaAGTTAAACAAGCTACACAATCTTAAGCGTGTGTGGAGAGAAGACTCTTTAGTgtcaaaaattcttcaaagcatcGAAACATTGGAGATTTGGGATTGTCCCTGTTTGACGACAATATTTCCAACTGTGGCATCCTTCCAGAATCTGACAAAGTTAGTGGTGAAGAATTCCTCTGGATTGGTACATCTAGTAACAGTTTCAACGGTCACAAATTTGATGCATCTCAATGACATGACTATAATAggatgtgaaagaatgaaagaaatagTGACCAATGATGAaaatggagaaggaaaagtgatttcttttggAAATCTATCCTATTTGACACTCCAAGATTTGCCAAGTCTAGAatgcttctcctccatctcgAGTTGTACCTTCAAGTTCCCATGTTTATGGACTATTAAAGTGGAAGAGTGTCAAAAAATGAAGACCTTTTCTAAGGGTACGCTAAGCACACCACAACTAT GCTGA
- the LOC120289480 gene encoding uncharacterized protein LOC120289480, whose amino-acid sequence MFISTEFGEGQKFERLIMRFSKCKLREPGLCSALEPANKFKPEILPLSSSEIIGCFLVSDDKIAKCLYLSREFLVHSQRRILRKAHRSLVSYFKTNHGPLKLISHEHYGNLSARWAAFRRETPLQVEDISAFELYRKGQYRV is encoded by the exons ATGTTCATCAGCACGGAGTTTGGGGAGGGACAGAAGTTTGAACGGCTCATCATGAGATTTTCCAA GTGTAAGCTGAGAGAGCCGGGCTTGTGCAGCGCTCTTGAACCAGCCAACAAATTTAAACCTGA GATCCTCCCACTATCTTCCTCAGAAATCATTGgttgttttcttgtttctgatGACAAAATTGCGAAATGTCTGTACTTGAGTAGAGAGTTCCTGGTTCATTCCCAAAGACGCATATTAAGGAAAGCTCATAGATCATTGGTTTCATATTTCAAGACAAATCATGGCCCATTGAAGCTCATCAGCCACGAACATTATGGAAACTTATCTGCTCGTTGGGCTGCATTCAGGAGAGAAACTCCTCTGCAGGTGGAAGACATCTCTGCGTTCGAGCTTTATCGGAAGGGACAATATCGTGTTTAG
- the LOC104452777 gene encoding uncharacterized protein LOC104452777, which yields MGIFMMENSFASLVCLSFVISQESSISTCRFVESLTNLEELVVCESYLEDPNSNEEAIEGMSHEMKVILPFSRYIRHLQTLDVSHCDGLSKMFTPTIAKNLVALTKLRISNCRILIEVINDEKGGDGRVVAFNQLKYMELDGLTRLRSFSSGEYTLIFPLLEDIIVTRCPNMKFFSQGPMEASKLKRVQVSKEVWFWAGNLNITIQNMFEEMGTLAGVEKMLLSEFPGLIGKWHNELNPIKSFWQLKSVVVDKCPSFINAIPSRLMLVLDNLSYLQVRNCELLEEIFDLEGLEAVESTRVLPKLWELNLANLPKLRRLWNRDLQELIHFDSLRTLILYNCSNLGHAFTPSMARCLANLEWMEIKECGQMEGVIIEEEGQGSTMEKITFPKLHDERWNTCPI from the exons ATGGGCATTTTCATGATGGAGAATTCTTTTGCAAGCTTAGTTTGCTTAAGCTTTGTCATCTCCCAAGAGTCTTCAATATCCACATGTCGCTTTGTTGAGAGTTTAACCAACTTGGAAGAGCTGGTTGTATGTGAATCTTATCTAGAAGACCCAAATAGCAATGAGGAAGCCATAGAAGGCATGAGTCATGAGATGAAAGTAATATTACCCTTTTCAAGATATATTCGACATTTGCAAACTCTAGATGTGTCACATTGTGATGGGTTATCAAAAATGTTCACACCGACAATTGCTAAAAATTTGGTGGCACTCACAAAATTGAGGATAAGTAATTGTAGAATATTGATAGAAGTCATTAATGATGAGAAAGGTGGGGATGGCCGTGTGGTGGCTTTCAATCAATTGAAGTATATGGAGCTTGATGGGTTGACAAGGTTGAGAAGTTTCAGCTCGGGTGAATACACTTTGATTTTCCCGCTCTTGGAAGATATCATTGTGACTAGATGTCCCAACATGAAGTTTTTCTCTCAAGGACCAATGGAGGCATCAAAGTTAAAGAGAGTTCAAGTATCAAAGGAAGTGTGGTTTTGGGCAGGAAACCTCAACATCACCATCCAAAATATGTTTGAAGAAATG ggTACGCTTGCTGGAGTAGAGAAAATGCTACTATCTGAGTTCCCTGGGTTGATTGGAAAATGGCACAACGAACTTAATCCCATCAAGTCATTTTGGCAACTAAAATCAGTGGTGGTAGATAAATGTCCATCATTTATTAATGCTATTCCATCCAGATTGATGCTAGTCTTAGACAATTTGAGCTATTTGCAAGTGCGCAATTGCGAGTTGCTCgaagaaatatttgatttggaAGGGCTGGAGGCTGTGGAAAGCACTCGAGTACTGCCTAAGCTATGGGAATTGAACTTGGCCAATCTACCAAAATTGAGGCGATTGTGGAACAGAGATCTTCAAGAATTGATACACTTCGATTCTCTACGTACTCTTATCCTGTATAATTGCAGCAACTTGGGACATGCTTTCACTCCATCAATGGCTCGGTGCCTTGCCAATCTTGAATGGATGGAAATAAAGGAGTGTGGTCAAATGGAAGGAGTGATCATAGAGGAAGAAGGGCAAGGAAGCACAATGGAGAAGATTACATTCCCAAAGCTCCATGATGAACGATGGAATACTTGCCCAATTTGA